One region of Parambassis ranga chromosome 21, fParRan2.1, whole genome shotgun sequence genomic DNA includes:
- the LOC114453790 gene encoding olfactory receptor 10A3-like — protein sequence MDNSTFPFFFNLTMFVNIGQYRFIAFTFCLLLYGFILSANLLMIVVISQERTLHEPMYMFIALLSVNSLYGSTGFFPRFLTDLLSDTHLISRSACFAQIYIIYTYASYEMTFLGIMAYDRFVAICHPLHYNKKMTLRTVLKLSALAWLFPAFVLTVVISLSAKLPLCGNEIQKVFCANWNVVKLSCVTTAVNNIVGMFLTITTVFLPLLFVLYTYLRILLVCWKRSAVFKNRVLQSCLPHIISFVIYSITGFCDIALSRFNLEEINPFVAVMLSLEFVIIPPILNPLVYGLKLSEIRRHIIKLLSRGKR from the coding sequence ATGGACAACAgtacttttccttttttctttaaccTCACCATGTTTGTGAACATCGGACAGTACCGCTTTATAGCTTTTACCTTTTGCCTCCTGCTGTATGGCTTCATCCTCTCCGCTAACCTCCTCATGATCGTGGTGATATCACAGGAACGGACGTTACATGAGCCCATGTATATGTTTATTGCTTTGCTCTCTGTCAACTCTCTGTATGGTTCCACGGGATTCTTCCCCAGATTTCTCACGGACCTCCTGTCTGACACTCATCTGATTTCACGCTCTGCTTGTTTCGCTCAGATCTACATTATTTACACATATGCATCCTATGAAATGACCTTTCTTGGCATTATGGCTTACGATCGGTTCGTTGCTATATGCCACCCTTTACACTATAACAAAAAGATGACCTTGAGGACTGTTTTGAAGCTGTCCGCCCTGGCTTGGCTTTTTCCAGCCTTTGTTTTGACAGTGGTTATTTCTTTGTCTGCCAAGCTTCCTTTGTGTGGTAATGAGATACAAAAAGTGTTCTGTGCCAACTGGAATGTGGTAAAATTATCATGTGTTACCACTGCTGTCAACAATATTGTAGGTATGTTTCTGACCATAACTACagtttttctgcctctgttgtTTGTCCTTTACACTTATTTACGAATCCTGCTCGTTTGCTGGAAAAGATCAGCAGTATTTAAGAATAGGGTATTACAGAGCTGTCTGCCACACATAATCTCATTTGTCATTTATTCCATTACAGGCTTCTGTGATATAGCCTTGAGTAGGTTTAATCTAGAGGAGATAAATCCATTTGTTGCTGTAATGTTATCGCTGGAGTTTGTCATCATTCCTCCTATTCTAAATCCTCTAGTGTACGGTCTCAAGTTATCAGAAATTAGACGACACATTATAAAATTGTTATCACGAGGTAAGAGATGA
- the LOC114453791 gene encoding olfactory receptor 10A6-like translates to MENSSLSFYFNLTVFMKIGHYSYLAFVFVLLLYGFILSANLIIILTVLREKTLHQPMYIFIALLCVNSLYGSTGFFPRFLTDLLSDRHLISRSACFTQIFVIYTYGSYEINILGIMAYDRYIAVCQPLHYHRKMSSKNVVKLSVLAWILPTCNLTVTINMIVRLPLCGNNIQKIYCASWNIVKLSCVSTAVNNIAAVLVAIMVAFLPFGFILYTYIQIVIACWKKSTVVRGKVLQSCFPHVVSFMVYSVTSFSDTVLSRQNLDDINPFVAVILSLEFITIPPVLNPLIYGLKLPEIKRHIFRKFFLKMQAKCNPCRTLPVSKNV, encoded by the coding sequence ATGGAAAACAGCAGTCTATCTTTTTACTTCAACCTCACCGTGTTCATGAAAATTGGACACTACAGTTATCTAgcctttgtgtttgtcctcctgctgtacggcttcattctgtctgccAATCTCATCATAATACTGACGGTCTTACGAGAGAAAACACTGCATCAGCCCATGTATATTTTCATTGCACTTCTGTGTGTGAACTCTCTGTATGGCTCCACAGGTTTCTTCCCCAGGTTTCTCACGGACCTCCTGTCTGACAGGCATCTGATTTCGCGCTCCGCTTGTTTCACTCAGATCTTTGTTATTTACACATATGGCTCCTATGAAATAAACATTCTGGGTATTATGGCTTATGATAGGTATATTGCTGTGTGTCAACCTTTACACTATCATAGGAAGATGAGCTCAAAAAATGTTGTCAAGTTGTCTGTACTTGCCTGGATTTTGCCTACCTGTAACCTCACAGTAACCATTAATATGATTGTCAGGCTTCCTTTATGTGGTAACAATATACAGAAGATATACTGTGCCAGCTGGAATATTGTGAAATTATCATGTGTTTCCACTGCTGTTAACAACATTGCTGCTGTGTTGGTAGCCATAATGGTAGCCTTCCTTCCCTTTGGTTTCATCTTGTACACTTATATTCAAATTGTGATCGCTTGTTGGAAAAAGTCAACAGTAGTGAGAGGAAAAGTGTTACAGAGCTGTTTTCCACATGTTGTTTCATTCATGGTTTATTCTGTCACCTCGTTTAGTGACACTGTCCTGAGCCGACAAAATCTGGATGACATCAATCCATTTGTGGCTGTTATTCTGTCACTAGAATTCATTACCATACCTCCAGTTCTGAATCCTCTTATATACGGACTTAAATTACCAGAAattaaaagacacattttcaggAAATTTTTCTTGAAAATGCAAGCTAAATGTAATCCCTGCAGAACTTTGCCAGTgtctaaaaatgtttaa